The following are encoded together in the Sparus aurata chromosome 1, fSpaAur1.1, whole genome shotgun sequence genome:
- the LOC115590154 gene encoding P2Y purinoceptor 14-like isoform X2, with amino-acid sequence MSDQGFEEMTSSVNQSSVTNQTAVDGCAEVDTSANPFFMVVYSLVFLVGFSLNAFIIKFYFCRAQRQASSSMTVYLKNLAAADFLFCLCLPIRITKYVSTTLQVFCHFGFSVFFLNMYASILFMGYIAANRYLKIVHGSAAPHILQTVRAAHIISTVTWVFLLALMSSYIIMLFYSLKHLTSVPIRVSEARQRQPTSSSSKKLAKSHRNMLVLVCVFCFCFVPFHLFRLIDIFLWKDCSMRKVSYYLMEVTVMISALNVCLDPLIYFIFGKAFRARLSGRVVAGNG; translated from the exons ATGAGTGACCAAGGATTTGAGGAAATGACCTCATCTGTCAACCAGTCGTCAGTTACAAACCAGACTGCAGTGGATGGTTGTGCTGAGGTCGATACCTCGGCAAACCCCTTCTTCATGGTCGTCTACAGTCTGGTGTTTCTG GTTGGTTTCTCCCTCAATGCCTTCATCATCAAGTTTTACTTCTGCCGAGCTCAGCGTCAGGCATCCAGCAGCATGACAGTTTACCTGAAGAACTTGGCGGCCGCTGACTTCCTGTTCTGCCTCTGTCTCCCCATCCGCATCACAAAATATGTCAGCACCACCCTCCAGGTCTTCTGCCACTTTGgcttctctgtcttcttcctcaACATGTACGCCAGCATCCTGTTCATGGGATACATCGCTGCTAACAG GTATCTGAAGATCGTCCATGGATCTGCAGCACCTCACATCCTGCAGACGGTGCGAGCTGCACATATCATCTCCACTGTCACCTGGGTTTTCCTCCTGGCCCTGATGAGCAGCTACATCATCATGTTATTCTACAGCCTAAAACACTTGACCTCCGTCCCAATAAG AGTGTCAGAGGCGCGGCAGAGGCAGCCAACGTCCTCCAGCTCCAAGAAGCTTGCaaagtcacacagaaacatgttggtgctggtctgtgtcttctgcttctgcttcgTCCCTTTCCACTTGTTTCGCCTTATCGACATATTCCTTTGGAAGGATTGCTCTATGAGGAAGGTTTCTTATTACCTGATGGAGGTGACCGTCATGATTTCAGCTCTGAACGTCTGCCTGGACCCGCTCATCTACTTCATCTTCGGCAAGGCGTTCAGGGCCCGGCTGAGTGGGAGAGTGGTGGCTGGAAACGGATAA
- the LOC115590154 gene encoding P2Y purinoceptor 14-like isoform X1 yields the protein MSDQGFEEMTSSVNQSSVTNQTAVDGCAEVDTSANPFFMVVYSLVFLVGFSLNAFIIKFYFCRAQRQASSSMTVYLKNLAAADFLFCLCLPIRITKYVSTTLQVFCHFGFSVFFLNMYASILFMGYIAANRYLKIVHGSAAPHILQTVRAAHIISTVTWVFLLALMSSYIIMLFYSLKHLTSVPIRCEALYSDQLAVLYKIIETFSTISFLFVLVSLIFFYYNTSRRVSEARQRQPTSSSSKKLAKSHRNMLVLVCVFCFCFVPFHLFRLIDIFLWKDCSMRKVSYYLMEVTVMISALNVCLDPLIYFIFGKAFRARLSGRVVAGNG from the exons ATGAGTGACCAAGGATTTGAGGAAATGACCTCATCTGTCAACCAGTCGTCAGTTACAAACCAGACTGCAGTGGATGGTTGTGCTGAGGTCGATACCTCGGCAAACCCCTTCTTCATGGTCGTCTACAGTCTGGTGTTTCTG GTTGGTTTCTCCCTCAATGCCTTCATCATCAAGTTTTACTTCTGCCGAGCTCAGCGTCAGGCATCCAGCAGCATGACAGTTTACCTGAAGAACTTGGCGGCCGCTGACTTCCTGTTCTGCCTCTGTCTCCCCATCCGCATCACAAAATATGTCAGCACCACCCTCCAGGTCTTCTGCCACTTTGgcttctctgtcttcttcctcaACATGTACGCCAGCATCCTGTTCATGGGATACATCGCTGCTAACAG GTATCTGAAGATCGTCCATGGATCTGCAGCACCTCACATCCTGCAGACGGTGCGAGCTGCACATATCATCTCCACTGTCACCTGGGTTTTCCTCCTGGCCCTGATGAGCAGCTACATCATCATGTTATTCTACAGCCTAAAACACTTGACCTCCGTCCCAATAAGGTGTGAAGCCCTCTACAGTGACCAGCTCGCTGTGCTCTACAAAATCATAGAAACTTTCTCCACCATCAGCTTCCTGTTTGTGCTGGTCTCCTTGATCTTCTTCTATTATAACACCTCCCGCAGAGTGTCAGAGGCGCGGCAGAGGCAGCCAACGTCCTCCAGCTCCAAGAAGCTTGCaaagtcacacagaaacatgttggtgctggtctgtgtcttctgcttctgcttcgTCCCTTTCCACTTGTTTCGCCTTATCGACATATTCCTTTGGAAGGATTGCTCTATGAGGAAGGTTTCTTATTACCTGATGGAGGTGACCGTCATGATTTCAGCTCTGAACGTCTGCCTGGACCCGCTCATCTACTTCATCTTCGGCAAGGCGTTCAGGGCCCGGCTGAGTGGGAGAGTGGTGGCTGGAAACGGATAA